From a region of the Mytilus galloprovincialis chromosome 3, xbMytGall1.hap1.1, whole genome shotgun sequence genome:
- the LOC143069115 gene encoding uncharacterized protein LOC143069115, with amino-acid sequence MERMRGDRPKRSKSPISRKNQRKNVPARRPDPGTEDFIRFVRDFQVNRQPTFTGIQRRAPLPEIGQPLNNVGLNDSGFLDRLNDEYDDSGLEDEILYSNKVSVPRNDRIVKEVLTITRQQTRDNLYSTCKSKINNDSFILSRQKSNLQRTWSLPQSKQHKCARSMKNRQSLKQLPPLFNDEFPARPTAPSPSMTPPLDYSDGSEDQVEFLDLS; translated from the coding sequence ATGGAAAGGATGAGGGGTGATAGACCAAAAAGATCTAAATCTCCAATTTCAAGGAAAAATCAACGTAAAAATGTTCCTGCAAGAAGACCTGATCCTGGTACAGAAGATTTTATACGATTCGTGCGCGATTTTCAGGTAAATCGTCAACCAACTTTCACTGGAATTCAACGAAGGGCTCCGCTTCCCGAAATAGGACAACCTTTGAACAACGTCGGGCTTAATGATTCTGGATTTTTAGATAGACTTAATGATGAATACGACGATTCTGGTTTAGAAGATGAaattctttattcaaataaagtTTCTGTCCCAAGAAACGATCGAATAGTTAAGGAAGTTTTAACTATAACACGGCAACAAACTAGAGACAATTTATATTCAACCTGTAAATCTAAGATAAACAATGATAGTTTTATACTTTCTAGACAAAAAAGTAATTTACAGAGAACATGGTCACTGCCTCAATCGAAACAACACAAATGTGCTAGATCTATGAAAAACAGACAATCTCTGAAACAGTTACCTCCTCTTTTCAACGACGAATTCCCAGCAAGACCAACCGCGCCATCACCATCAATGACACCACCGCTGGATTATTCCGACGGAAGTGAGGATCAAGTGGAGTTCCTTGATCTTTCTTGA